The nucleotide sequence TTACTGCCGACAGTGCACTTGGCCTGACCTCCTCCGGGTTAAATATTTTCCCCGCCGAGCTGGTCAGAAGCTCACAGCCCACTACTATGATCATTATCGAAACGATAAGTCCCATTATATATTCTATTCTTCCGTGTCCAAAAGGATGATCCGCATCAGCTTCCTTTCCAGCCATGGAGTATCCGAGCATGGAAAGAAATGATGAACCGGCATCAGATAAGTTATTGAATCCATCCGCAAGTATCGCGAGCGATCCCGTCGTGATGCCCGCAAAGGCCTTAATGCTGAAAACAAAGCTGTTCAGTATTATCCCGACTATTGCCGTCAGCATTCCATAAGCCCGCCTGACGCCCGGATCCTTAAGGTTCTCAGAATCCTTTATAAATATCTTCGTCAAAAGTGCAATCAATTTTTTCCCCTTTAGCCCGAGGCCATTACTTTTCCCCTTTGACCTCTGCTACACTTTTGAGCTGTAAAAATACAACCAGAACTCCGGACAGGAGCACCAGTCCGTAAAAGCTTATACCCCTTGAAAGCACCATGGACGGCAGCACCAGCTTTTTACCGAATACCTCACTGAAGGCATTCAGATAACAGTTCTCGCTTACGCCGACCGCTCCCGGAATAGGTATCATATCAGCTGATACATTCACTATCGCCTGAAGGAGGATTATCCATGCGAACGAAGTCCCGCTCAGGCCAAATGCCCTGTATACCGCATAAGTCACGGCAAAACGGCAGGTTCTCTGCAGAAAAGTGCTTATAAGCACTATGTAAAAGACCTTTCTGTGCTTTAATATATAGGCTGCACCCTCACGATAATTTTTCATCACCTTGTTTATATCGTTGATGTGTTTATCGTATTTTTTCAGCTCATGAATTGAATTTACAAAATTTACAAGGTTCACAAGAAGCTTCCTGAATATATCTCCGCAAAAGAGTGCCAGCGACATAAATATCACAGCTGCAAGGTTCATTCCGATCCCCAGATAAAAAAGCCATTTTAATGCACCGAGATTTTCAACTATCCCGGTTCTGATCATGGCGATCATCATGAGAGCATAGATAAGAAGCGCCCCCTTATATGCTATTGCTATAACGATAAGGGAGATCGTAGATTTTGACAAAGCTACTCCGTCCCTTTTCATTTCAAGCATTTCCATAGGCTGTCCGCCTGACGCAGACGGTGTTACTGCACAAAAGTAGGTCTCTACAAGCACGTATTTTATTGCTTTAACTATCGATACCTTTGAGCCTAAAGTTGAAAGCAGTATCTTCAGATTGAACGCACCGATTCCTACAAATGTCAGATTCAATATTACTGCCAGTACTATCCAGCCTTTATTTGCGGTCTGCAGAAGCTCCATTGTTTCGGCCAGATCATAGTTTCTGAATATCAGAAAAAATGTTACCGCTATCAGAACTATTAAAACCGCGACATATATCAGATTTTTCCTTTTTTCTTTATCCATCAGAACCTTTATGATTTATTTAAGCTCGTAGCTTATCTTAAAATCGTCTCCCTTTGCCTCTATCGTAGCCATGGCACCGGTTATGACCGGAATAGCCGGAGGCAGATGTCCGAGATCAACATCCATAACGATCGGAACTCCGCTGTCATGCAAAACTCTCCTTACGGCTCCGTGTCTGTCAAGATTCATCAATGGCTCATCAAAATGATAGGGTCTTCCGAATATAAATCCTGTCGCTCCCTCAAACCATCCTGCCTCCATTAAATTCCAAAGGGCACGGCTAATAGACATTACATTTAAGTCACAGGCCTCTAAGAACCAGATGAGCCCGTCTTTTTTATATTTCTCAATGAATTCCCTTGTTTTGTCAAATTTTGTGCCAACAAGTATATTCAGGCAGTCAAGGCAGCCTCCGATAAGCCTTCCGTGCATTTTGACGCCTTTTTCCTTATCGGATTTTGGTTCATAGAAAAGACTTTCTTTCTCTGTGATATTGTAGCTGCTCAAAGGATCGGTGTCTTTCAATGACTTTGACTCCCATCCGTCATAACCTGTAAACTCAAACTTTTCACCGCTTAAAAGCTTCCAGGCATCATCAACTGCCTTATGCCATTTTCTCTGTCCGAAGGTTCCGGCGCAGGGTCCGTAGATGGCTGCCGTATCAGTGATGGTTGCAGAAAGATAAGTGAAATTCGTATTATCGGAATATCCCATGAACCATTTAGGCTCGCTTTTCTTTATTCCTTCAAAATCTATATACGGAATATCTTCACACATGAGCTCTCCGCCTCCGCAGGAAATGAGCACATCGTTATTATCTGCCATATAGGCGCTGCTGAGCTCTTTTCCACAGCTTTCCGGTGTCGAACTTTTGCCGATCCCCTCGGCCTTCCTGCAGTTCTCTCCGACCCAGGTCTTATATCCCATCGATTCTATATTTTTAAGCGCATTATTAAAAGCGCTCTCATAAGGATCCCCGACACATCCAAAAGATGGTGCCACAAATCCGACCGTTCCGCCCTTTTTTAAGAATTTCGGATATCTCATCTTTCACCCCCTGTTATAAATCATAGATTTTATTTCATACGCGTCACTATCACGGCTATGTCGACTATGGCCGCGCCGAGTGTGAGGAAGCTGCCTCCTATCAGGCAGACTATCATTAACGGTATACTGAACCTTTTTCTGAAGATAAGGCCGTTTATGAACATCACTATGCCTATTGCGAGAAAGGCATTGCAGACCAGAACTACCGGAAGGATATCAGCATTCATAGTCTAAGCACACTCTCGATTTTGTATAAGGGCGAACCTTGCTGTCTGCGATCGCTACGTGCTCCGGATGAGTGGAGTATCCTTTGAGGCTTGCCTCGTCTTCAAAGGTGGAGTCAAGCATTACGTCAGCATTTGAACTTGCAAGGAGTCCATCAGCATTAACATGGATATCCTTAAGACCCGGGATCTTTCCCTTAAGGCTCTCGAGTCCTTCTTTAATGCCCTTTCTGATATCTGCCTTTTCTTCTGCTGAATATTCATCTTTCAACTGCCATAAAATAATATGCTTTACCATTGATATTTCCTCCAGTCTATTAACTATTGAATTTCAAAAAATCATTTTAAATCTGCTCATAATCCATTAGATTATAACATAAAAAAGCTCGAAAAAATCAATTTCCGAGCTTTTAGTTTATCTTATTAAATTTTTAGCTTTAT is from Lachnospiraceae bacterium C1.1 and encodes:
- a CDS encoding lysylphosphatidylglycerol synthase transmembrane domain-containing protein — encoded protein: MDKEKRKNLIYVAVLIVLIAVTFFLIFRNYDLAETMELLQTANKGWIVLAVILNLTFVGIGAFNLKILLSTLGSKVSIVKAIKYVLVETYFCAVTPSASGGQPMEMLEMKRDGVALSKSTISLIVIAIAYKGALLIYALMMIAMIRTGIVENLGALKWLFYLGIGMNLAAVIFMSLALFCGDIFRKLLVNLVNFVNSIHELKKYDKHINDINKVMKNYREGAAYILKHRKVFYIVLISTFLQRTCRFAVTYAVYRAFGLSGTSFAWIILLQAIVNVSADMIPIPGAVGVSENCYLNAFSEVFGKKLVLPSMVLSRGISFYGLVLLSGVLVVFLQLKSVAEVKGEK
- a CDS encoding Dabb family protein, giving the protein MVKHIILWQLKDEYSAEEKADIRKGIKEGLESLKGKIPGLKDIHVNADGLLASSNADVMLDSTFEDEASLKGYSTHPEHVAIADSKVRPYTKSRVCLDYEC
- a CDS encoding LD-carboxypeptidase; its protein translation is MRYPKFLKKGGTVGFVAPSFGCVGDPYESAFNNALKNIESMGYKTWVGENCRKAEGIGKSSTPESCGKELSSAYMADNNDVLISCGGGELMCEDIPYIDFEGIKKSEPKWFMGYSDNTNFTYLSATITDTAAIYGPCAGTFGQRKWHKAVDDAWKLLSGEKFEFTGYDGWESKSLKDTDPLSSYNITEKESLFYEPKSDKEKGVKMHGRLIGGCLDCLNILVGTKFDKTREFIEKYKKDGLIWFLEACDLNVMSISRALWNLMEAGWFEGATGFIFGRPYHFDEPLMNLDRHGAVRRVLHDSGVPIVMDVDLGHLPPAIPVITGAMATIEAKGDDFKISYELK